The DNA sequence CTGTGGAAAGAGGGATTCACGCCGGAGTTCGGCGAGACCCGCGCCCACACCTTCCATTGGCTGCACAGCCTGGAGGCCTTCGGACGGCCCGACGCGCAAGTCACGGCCGACACTGCGCTCTACGCGGTGTTCTCGAAGGACGGTCGAAGGACATATGTGGCATACAACCCCGCTGACGCTGAGAGGTTGGTGCACTTCTCAGACGGAGCGGTCCTCACGGTTCAGGCCCGCGGGATGGCGGTGAGGACGGCGGATCTGGAGTAGCGAGAACCGTTCCAACATGCAGCGGCACTGACAGGTATATGCCCTCGCGCGCCGAATTCATGTCACGCAATGCCGCTCCGGTCGAAGTAGTGCTTTTCGGCAGAACAACTGCAGAACAACTAAGGAGGATGACCAATGCTAAGAAGACGTCCGATTTCCCTGCTTGCGTGTCTGTCCCTGGTCCTAGCCTTGACCATTGCGCTAGCAGCGCCAGTGCTCGGGGCTGCACAGGCGGAGACGGCTGCGCCAACTTCGAATCTCACCCGTGCGGGCGCTGCAACAATGCTTGTAGAGGCATTCAAGCTATCGCCAATCAGTCCCCTCATAGTGCCTGAAAAGGTGGAGAAGAAGTTCACCTACGCCGATAGCCTGCTCGCTATCGATGAATCGTTTGCTGTGCCGTCTGCGGACGACATCGTGGCGCATCCCGCTCTCAAGGATATCGAGGGCATTCTTAAGGTGCGCGCTCTTGCCGTGACAGACGGGAAATTCAGCCCCGATGCGCCCATTTCCAAGAGGGATTTCGCATTGGCAGTGGCCAGGATCGTTTTCGGTGTGGATGAACCCATCAACTATGTTGCCAGGGCTGCGCAGTACGGGGTTGATCTGAACCCTTGGATGACCGACAAGCCAGTCACGGAAGTGGAGGCCGCCGCAATTGTGGACTGGATCGTCGGAAACCCGGAATTCACGACCGTAACCATGCTGGTGACCACGGATATCCACGGCCACATCGAGCCGTTCCTGCCAGGGCAGTCGAAGCACGCCATAGGCGGGATGTCGAGGATGGCCAAGTTCGTGGAGGAGGTGCGCGGCCGCCAGCCGAACACCCTGCTTCTCGATGTGGGGGATGCGCCATACAACACTAACGTGACCAATCTCTTCGAGGGCAAGCCTGTGATGGAGATAATGAACTACATGGGCTATGACGCCATGTGCCTTGGCAATCATGATTTCGACTTCCCACAGCCCGTAATGGAGCGAAATGCGAGAGCCGCCAAGTTCCCGTTCCTCTCTGCGAATACCTATCGCGATGGGGAATATCCTGGCTTCCTCAAGCCATCGATCGTGAAAGAGGTTGCCGGCATCAGATTCGCAATCATCGGCCTTACCGATGATGAGAGCGCAGTTTACACCCATCCAAACAATGTAAAGGGCATCACCTTCAAGGACCACTTCGTCGCGGCCAAGGAGCAAGTCGATGCGGTTCGGGGCGCCGCAGATGTGGTTATCGCCCTGGCTCACCTCCACGGCGATAACCTCGTCCTGCCCGACAAGGTGCGCGGGATCGACATCGAGCTTGCCGGCGGAACCGATATCGTGGCCTTCCCTCAGAAGGTCGGGAACACCTGGGTAATCTCCTCGGGCAAGCACTCGGAACTCGTCTCCCAACTGAACATGAACTTCTTCGGGACGGAGTTGCTCGGGTTCAACTTCGGCCACGTTTTCATGACCGAGAACCTTCCTGAGGACGGGTGCGTGACGGACTTGGTCAGAAGGTACTCAGACGATCTCAACGCCAAGATGGGCGAGGCGATAGGGGCGACAGAGGTGTTCCTCGATGGTGAGCGAGGCACAGTGCGGCTGAAGGAGTCCAATCTGGGCAACCTGGTTGCAGACAGCCTTCGGGACATCACCGGGGCCGACATCGCTCTGCAGAACGGCGGAGGGGTCAGGGCCAGCATAAACGTGGGCCCCATAACTCTCAAAGACGTGTACACAGTCCTTCCATTCGACAACAGGGTCGTCATGATCGAAGCTACTGGGAAGACGATATGGGAAGCCCTCGAGAACGGCGTGGCCTCCTATCCGTCGGCCGCCGGCGCATTCCTGCAGGTGTCAGGTGTAGAATATACCTTCGATGCGGCCGCTGCGCCTGGCAAGCGCGTGGTTGCCGTAACAGTGAATGGGCAGCCAATCGACTTGGGCAAGACCTACAAGGTGGTCGCAAATGACTTCCTCACAGGCGGCGGAGACCACTACGATATGCTGAAGAGTTGCAGGATACTGCTGGACACCAAGCTCTACCTTCGAGATGCGATGCGGGAGTACGTAATCAAGGTGAACCCGGTATCGCCTGGGCTTGAGGGAAGGATCACCGTACTGAACGAGCCGGTGAAGTAAGGTTGCGATGGCGCCGGATCGAGACCTGTCGTGAATGGCGCCCCCAGGCCTCGATTGGCCTCGGGGCGCCATTCACGCTCTTAGGTGTGGCCCGAGAGGTGGAAACTAGCTCATGGCGAATGGACATAAGATGGACCTTCTTCACAGAATCGCCGTGGTAGCGATTGGGCTGTTTATCGTCAGTGTGGGCGGCGTCTTGTTCATCAGGGCTGGCCTCGGCGTTGACCCAGTCACGGTGCTCACTCAGGGCGTCGCG is a window from the Clostridia bacterium genome containing:
- a CDS encoding 5'-nucleotidase C-terminal domain-containing protein gives rise to the protein MLRRRPISLLACLSLVLALTIALAAPVLGAAQAETAAPTSNLTRAGAATMLVEAFKLSPISPLIVPEKVEKKFTYADSLLAIDESFAVPSADDIVAHPALKDIEGILKVRALAVTDGKFSPDAPISKRDFALAVARIVFGVDEPINYVARAAQYGVDLNPWMTDKPVTEVEAAAIVDWIVGNPEFTTVTMLVTTDIHGHIEPFLPGQSKHAIGGMSRMAKFVEEVRGRQPNTLLLDVGDAPYNTNVTNLFEGKPVMEIMNYMGYDAMCLGNHDFDFPQPVMERNARAAKFPFLSANTYRDGEYPGFLKPSIVKEVAGIRFAIIGLTDDESAVYTHPNNVKGITFKDHFVAAKEQVDAVRGAADVVIALAHLHGDNLVLPDKVRGIDIELAGGTDIVAFPQKVGNTWVISSGKHSELVSQLNMNFFGTELLGFNFGHVFMTENLPEDGCVTDLVRRYSDDLNAKMGEAIGATEVFLDGERGTVRLKESNLGNLVADSLRDITGADIALQNGGGVRASINVGPITLKDVYTVLPFDNRVVMIEATGKTIWEALENGVASYPSAAGAFLQVSGVEYTFDAAAAPGKRVVAVTVNGQPIDLGKTYKVVANDFLTGGGDHYDMLKSCRILLDTKLYLRDAMREYVIKVNPVSPGLEGRITVLNEPVK